The Sulfurimonas hydrogeniphila genome includes a window with the following:
- a CDS encoding EAL domain-containing protein, whose translation MNNELTQHWKNNLKILDVAFQPIINIHTGTLYGVEALLRNFQDVGFKSIFALFDAVYKEKLLYSFDLALREKALKKYTQIQSYKNIKLFYNLDNRVLEMENFSTGNTTKILKELNIKKENLCFEISERQEISSEFDLEKILQHYKNEDFSIAIDDFGVGYSGYKLFYDSTPDIIKIDRFFLQGLATNMKKKLMVRNITHLAIQLGIKVIAEGVETKEEYLTCKDIGCHLAQGYLIQKPTKNTQKIYQQYTNIIDIIKFDRRISDKNILLKNNIDKIQPLKLKTKMNLVIEYFKKNQSVPIVPLVNSQNEPVGILLESDIKEFL comes from the coding sequence ATGAATAATGAACTCACCCAACACTGGAAAAACAATCTTAAAATTCTTGATGTGGCTTTTCAGCCTATCATCAATATCCATACAGGAACACTCTACGGTGTCGAAGCCCTGTTGAGAAATTTTCAGGATGTCGGATTTAAATCTATCTTTGCACTCTTTGATGCTGTTTATAAAGAGAAACTTTTGTACTCTTTTGATTTGGCACTGAGAGAAAAAGCTTTAAAAAAATACACACAGATACAAAGCTATAAGAACATAAAGCTCTTTTATAATCTGGATAACCGGGTTTTGGAAATGGAAAATTTTTCTACAGGAAATACAACAAAAATTCTCAAAGAGCTCAATATAAAGAAAGAAAATCTCTGTTTTGAAATTTCGGAAAGACAGGAAATTTCCAGTGAATTTGACCTTGAAAAAATACTCCAGCATTATAAAAATGAAGATTTTTCCATTGCAATAGATGACTTTGGTGTCGGCTATTCCGGATACAAACTTTTTTATGATTCCACACCCGATATCATCAAAATTGACAGATTTTTTCTGCAGGGACTTGCGACCAATATGAAAAAAAAGCTTATGGTTCGCAACATCACACATCTTGCCATTCAACTGGGCATTAAGGTGATTGCCGAAGGTGTTGAGACAAAAGAAGAGTACCTTACATGTAAAGACATCGGCTGCCATTTGGCACAGGGCTATCTTATTCAGAAACCTACAAAAAATACACAAAAAATTTATCAGCAATACACAAATATCATTGACATTATAAAGTTTGACAGACGGATAAGTGACAAAAATATTTTACTGAAAAACAATATAGACAAAATTCAGCCTTTAAAACTTAAAACAAAAATGAATCTGGTCATAGAGTATTTTAAAAAGAATCAGAGTGTTCCCATTGTTCCTCTTGTAAATTCCCAAAATGAGCCTGTGGGAATATTGCTTGAATCTGACATCAAAGAGTTTCTTTAG
- a CDS encoding lysophospholipid acyltransferase family protein: MIDVEKMIIKKYPKLKNSRVIKGAISKFADSVVHEKQINEFIKKNRHLGSFEFIDEALQYLNFDFSVSDKDLQNIPSSGRVVIIANHPLGSLDALALIKLVSNVRKDIKVVANDFLEVITPIKNILINVNNFKARQKKEAVTQVYAALDAEEAVIIFPSGEVSRATPTGIKDKVWHKGFLKFAKKGNAPILPVFIGGKNSKTFYSVSALNKKLAALLLAHEMFKQKHKAIEMIVGELIPYENITPKGIQKDKLLKLYKKHLYALKRNESYFETQKAIAHPEDRRDLKKKLKSSQLLGETKDGKKIYLYSSNDNNSIIINEIGRLRELSFRKVGEGINKKRDIDKYDRYYKHIILWDEEDLEIVGAYRIAECTDIIKKFGVDALYTTTLFDYNEAFLSYLPDAIELGRSFVQPKYWGSRALDYLWYGIGAYLKNNSHIRYMYGPVSLSESYAKTAKDMILYFYDQNFQDRQNLVRAKNPYNFKTDETLMANLKKEFSAPEYKENFKTLKKALGSINTNIPTLYKQYADLCEKGGIQFCAYNIDSDFSNCIDSFIIVDISKIKESQKKRYLK; the protein is encoded by the coding sequence ATGATTGATGTTGAAAAAATGATTATAAAAAAATACCCCAAACTTAAAAACTCCAGGGTAATCAAAGGTGCAATTTCAAAATTTGCAGATTCTGTAGTCCATGAGAAACAAATCAATGAATTTATCAAAAAGAACAGGCATTTGGGCAGTTTTGAGTTTATAGACGAAGCATTGCAATACCTCAACTTTGATTTTTCCGTCTCCGACAAGGATCTTCAAAACATTCCTTCCTCCGGACGCGTTGTCATTATTGCCAATCATCCGCTTGGTTCTTTGGATGCACTCGCACTTATCAAACTTGTCAGTAATGTCAGAAAAGATATAAAAGTTGTTGCAAATGATTTTTTAGAAGTCATCACTCCCATAAAAAATATTTTAATCAATGTCAACAATTTTAAAGCACGGCAAAAAAAAGAAGCCGTTACACAGGTATATGCGGCACTTGATGCAGAAGAGGCTGTCATCATTTTTCCTTCCGGCGAAGTAAGCCGGGCTACTCCGACAGGAATAAAAGACAAGGTTTGGCACAAAGGTTTTTTAAAATTTGCCAAAAAAGGCAATGCTCCTATACTTCCCGTATTTATAGGAGGGAAGAATTCCAAAACCTTTTACTCCGTATCAGCGCTGAACAAAAAACTTGCAGCCCTGCTTCTTGCACACGAAATGTTTAAACAAAAACACAAAGCTATTGAGATGATTGTAGGCGAACTCATTCCTTATGAAAACATCACGCCAAAGGGGATACAAAAGGACAAACTCCTCAAACTCTATAAAAAACATCTGTATGCCCTCAAAAGAAATGAGAGCTATTTTGAAACCCAAAAAGCAATTGCCCATCCCGAAGACAGACGGGATCTCAAAAAAAAGTTAAAATCATCACAACTGCTCGGAGAGACAAAAGACGGAAAAAAAATTTATCTCTACAGCAGCAATGACAACAACTCTATTATCATCAATGAAATAGGACGGCTCAGAGAGCTCTCCTTTCGCAAAGTCGGAGAGGGTATCAACAAAAAAAGAGATATAGACAAATATGACAGATACTATAAACACATTATACTCTGGGATGAGGAAGATCTTGAAATAGTCGGGGCATACCGTATAGCCGAATGTACGGATATCATAAAAAAATTTGGCGTTGATGCCCTTTATACAACAACACTTTTTGATTACAACGAAGCATTTTTGTCTTACCTCCCCGATGCCATAGAACTCGGCAGAAGTTTTGTCCAGCCAAAATACTGGGGTTCCCGGGCGCTTGATTATTTGTGGTACGGCATAGGTGCATATCTCAAAAACAATTCGCATATCCGTTACATGTACGGTCCGGTTTCACTGAGTGAAAGTTATGCCAAAACAGCCAAAGATATGATTTTATACTTTTATGATCAAAACTTTCAAGACAGACAAAATCTTGTCAGGGCAAAAAATCCCTACAACTTTAAAACAGATGAAACACTCATGGCAAATCTTAAAAAAGAGTTCAGTGCACCGGAATACAAAGAGAATTTCAAAACACTCAAAAAAGCGCTTGGCAGTATCAATACAAATATTCCAACGCTTTACAAGCAGTATGCCGATCTGTGTGAAAAAGGCGGCATACAATTTTGCGCCTACAACATAGACAGTGATTTTTCCAACTGTATAGACAGCTTTATAATCGTCGACATTTCAAAAATAAAAGAATCCCAAAAAAAGAGATATCTAAAATAA
- a CDS encoding GGDEF domain-containing response regulator: MPEYAKQIRILYVEDEDDVREGYARALKRISKELYTANNGIVGLECFKKYQPDIVVSDIKMPKMNGLDMIRAIKERDADVKVIFTTAHSESAYLLEAIELQVEGYLLKPVQKKSLTALIEKLAKNIIIEKEYEEQREILQYIIDSENSISVIANIEHVSFASKSFLKYFGVESVEEFNEKFHSIINIFSNEKDSINAKNIQAFLEKGSSLYDFINSLNETQRITTIVNTKHEKKSFLVNISKINETQFLMNFTDVTEIEKQREAITKKANHDMLTGLYNRNKFEEIFAYELSQVKRYGYPLSLAIADIDHFKLFNDKYGHLVGDDILKLVANILTSCTRSADTIARWGGEEFVMLLPQTALNDAQQLLEKCRKKFEDLHTQEYGKITLSFGVTAYKKGDTLKSMLQRADEALYKAKANGRNQVVSK, translated from the coding sequence ATGCCTGAATATGCAAAACAGATAAGGATTTTGTATGTAGAAGATGAAGATGACGTGCGCGAAGGCTATGCCCGTGCACTCAAACGGATAAGCAAAGAATTATATACAGCCAACAACGGTATTGTCGGACTCGAATGTTTTAAAAAGTATCAGCCTGATATTGTTGTAAGCGATATTAAAATGCCTAAAATGAACGGTCTTGATATGATTCGGGCCATAAAAGAGAGGGACGCGGATGTAAAGGTTATATTTACAACAGCACACAGTGAAAGTGCCTATCTGCTTGAAGCGATAGAGTTGCAGGTGGAGGGATATCTGCTTAAACCTGTGCAAAAAAAATCCTTAACCGCTTTGATAGAAAAACTTGCCAAAAATATCATTATTGAAAAAGAGTATGAAGAACAGAGAGAAATTCTGCAGTATATTATAGATTCTGAAAACAGTATATCTGTTATTGCAAATATTGAACATGTCAGTTTTGCCTCAAAATCTTTTTTGAAATACTTTGGAGTAGAGAGTGTAGAAGAATTTAATGAAAAATTTCATTCTATTATTAACATTTTTTCAAATGAAAAGGACAGTATCAATGCGAAAAACATACAGGCTTTCTTGGAAAAAGGCAGCAGTCTGTATGATTTTATAAACTCTTTGAATGAGACACAGAGAATTACAACGATTGTAAACACTAAACATGAGAAAAAATCATTTTTGGTCAATATTTCCAAGATTAATGAAACACAATTTCTAATGAACTTTACAGATGTAACTGAAATAGAAAAACAAAGAGAAGCCATTACAAAAAAAGCCAACCATGATATGCTTACAGGACTCTATAACAGGAACAAGTTTGAAGAGATTTTTGCGTATGAACTTTCTCAGGTAAAAAGATATGGCTACCCCCTCTCTTTGGCTATAGCAGATATAGACCATTTTAAACTTTTTAATGACAAATACGGACACCTGGTTGGGGATGATATTTTAAAACTTGTCGCCAATATACTGACTTCGTGTACCCGAAGTGCCGATACTATAGCAAGATGGGGCGGAGAAGAGTTTGTTATGCTTTTGCCGCAAACAGCACTTAATGACGCACAGCAGCTTCTTGAAAAATGCAGAAAAAAATTTGAAGACCTTCATACTCAGGAATATGGAAAGATTACACTGAGCTTTGGTGTCACTGCTTATAAAAAAGGGGATACGCTCAAATCAATGCTCCAAAGAGCGGATGAAGCTTTATATAAAGCAAAAGCGAATGGAAGAAATCAAGTGGTAAGTAAATAA
- a CDS encoding sensor histidine kinase has product MQQKIKFLLLFLLLFVVSQYLNNYHKNHLIQRELSSVLRHLKINYEIVNETDKADAASLNAFVSNDATVLHILQEALHVTEAKREFLRKELYQHLKKQYSEIRKRGVLQMQFVFPDNVSFLRMHKPDRYGDDLTGIRYTFEYVNKTHKAIAGFEQGRIAHGFRNVFPLFDGGKYICAYEISFSSESFQNRLAKVNRLYTHFLVNKKVFDVKWYKDKEFLAHYKTSIESDDYMFVYTKSVRPQYLQYLKENIIQKHQQEIEENMQKCKAFSLYQKTGKSVKVVSFLPVKNVKSKQTVAYLVLYADNSNIQSILYNFKLISLILLLGLFLLVYLFYLQFIRKKALKETAQEQQKLLELFDKGDIALFRWQNDIHWSVEYVSNNVASLTGYTKEAFVNGEIEYPDLIDAEDLQNALHELTEAFEKNLDILKHQPYQITTKDKTKKWVEQTTLFIRDKKGRITHFLGYLIDVSKRQKLETQLQQLNEHLIEEIEKRTNEILQKDKMLQEQAKLAAMGEMVGAIAHQWRQPLNSLNINIQNLDDDYEEGLIDKEFIDEFIDKQTQTINFMSQTIDDFRNFFRVDKVKQDFWVKQSIENTLSLVNAQLKSHNIEMSLHGEDFMLHGLEGEFQQVILNIISNAKDAIVHNRKEYGKIDIILKNKKIIITDNGGGIPQEIIKRVFEPYFTTKEQGMGTGVGLYMSKIIIEQNMGGHLHASNTKEGAEFIIDFTQES; this is encoded by the coding sequence ATGCAACAGAAAATAAAATTTTTACTTTTATTTTTACTTTTGTTTGTGGTAAGCCAGTACCTGAACAACTATCATAAAAATCACTTAATTCAAAGAGAGCTCTCTTCGGTTCTCAGGCATTTGAAAATAAATTATGAAATTGTAAATGAGACAGACAAGGCAGATGCAGCCTCTTTAAATGCCTTTGTGTCTAATGATGCAACGGTTTTGCATATATTGCAGGAGGCTTTACATGTAACGGAGGCAAAAAGAGAGTTCCTGCGTAAAGAATTGTATCAACATTTGAAAAAGCAATACAGCGAAATTCGAAAACGCGGTGTTTTACAAATGCAGTTTGTATTCCCGGACAATGTCTCTTTTTTACGCATGCACAAACCGGACAGATACGGGGATGATTTAACAGGTATTCGCTATACTTTTGAGTATGTCAATAAAACACATAAAGCGATTGCAGGGTTTGAGCAGGGGCGTATTGCGCATGGTTTTCGTAATGTTTTTCCTTTGTTTGACGGGGGAAAGTATATCTGTGCCTATGAAATATCTTTTTCCTCAGAATCTTTTCAAAACAGACTTGCCAAAGTAAACAGACTCTACACACATTTTTTGGTCAATAAAAAAGTATTTGATGTGAAATGGTATAAAGACAAAGAATTTTTAGCACACTATAAAACAAGTATAGAATCAGATGACTACATGTTTGTTTATACAAAAAGTGTTCGACCACAGTATCTGCAGTATTTGAAAGAAAATATTATTCAAAAACATCAGCAGGAGATAGAAGAAAATATGCAAAAATGCAAGGCTTTTTCTTTGTATCAAAAAACAGGAAAAAGTGTCAAAGTTGTCTCTTTTTTACCTGTTAAAAATGTAAAATCAAAGCAGACAGTAGCCTATCTTGTGTTATATGCAGACAATTCAAATATCCAGTCCATTTTGTACAACTTCAAGCTTATCAGTCTGATTTTGCTTTTAGGATTGTTTTTGCTTGTGTATCTTTTTTATCTACAGTTTATTCGAAAAAAAGCACTTAAAGAAACAGCTCAGGAACAACAAAAACTCCTGGAACTTTTTGACAAAGGAGATATTGCTCTTTTTAGATGGCAAAATGATATTCACTGGAGTGTCGAATATGTCTCAAACAATGTTGCCTCTTTGACAGGATATACAAAAGAGGCGTTTGTAAACGGTGAAATCGAATATCCTGATTTGATAGATGCAGAGGATTTGCAAAACGCCCTCCATGAACTTACAGAAGCATTTGAAAAGAATTTAGATATTTTAAAACATCAGCCATATCAAATCACGACAAAAGATAAAACAAAAAAATGGGTAGAACAGACAACGCTTTTTATTCGTGATAAAAAAGGGAGAATAACGCACTTTTTAGGCTATTTGATAGATGTCAGCAAAAGACAGAAACTTGAGACACAACTGCAACAGCTCAATGAACACCTCATAGAAGAGATAGAAAAACGTACAAACGAGATACTGCAAAAAGACAAAATGCTCCAGGAACAGGCAAAGCTGGCTGCGATGGGGGAGATGGTCGGAGCCATAGCGCATCAGTGGAGACAACCGCTGAATTCACTCAATATCAATATTCAAAATCTTGATGATGATTATGAGGAGGGCTTAATTGACAAAGAGTTTATAGATGAATTTATTGATAAACAGACACAGACAATAAACTTTATGAGTCAAACCATAGATGATTTTAGAAACTTTTTCAGAGTCGATAAAGTCAAACAGGATTTTTGGGTAAAACAAAGCATTGAAAACACTCTTTCTTTGGTAAATGCACAGTTAAAAAGTCACAATATTGAAATGTCACTGCATGGAGAGGATTTTATGCTTCATGGGCTTGAAGGCGAGTTTCAGCAGGTTATTCTCAATATTATATCCAATGCAAAAGATGCCATTGTCCACAACCGTAAAGAGTATGGAAAAATAGACATTATACTGAAAAACAAAAAGATAATTATCACAGATAACGGAGGCGGAATACCTCAGGAAATTATAAAAAGAGTGTTTGAACCCTACTTTACAACAAAAGAGCAGGGTATGGGTACAGGTGTAGGACTCTATATGTCAAAGATAATAATTGAACAAAACATGGGCGGACATTTACATGCAAGTAATACAAAAGAGGGAGCTGAATTTATCATCGACTTTACGCAGGAGAGTTAA
- a CDS encoding ATP-binding protein — translation MKKISRIVLEKFLALFLALFLIVSAIVYYWVYEFYLHSSKEALMQATELVSFTINKDTDLDALAKKVKKQLHLRLTIIDEEGNILAESDKDKDTMDNHKYRDEIVQANREKHGYTIRHSHTLDKDLQYVAKKYTINGRVLYVRVAREIKGVRSEIINLGIKIAFVLLLFFLIVLYMSYRINIQIQHETKRIVDFLKSLTKKKKDTYIKSDFSQEFSHITNLLTKVSQILVKKEKQKTKYTQKLQKLNEQKDDIISAISHEFKNPIAVVNGYSQTLLDDENINPSIRKKFLTKIYTNGTKLSELIDTLRLSMKLDGGHQALNTRKVNLYNLVQETAQNLGLHYKNKKIIVNGDKTLAIEIDPTLFGIVITNLIENAFKYSEDEVIVNISQNSLEVIDTGIGISEKDLQSITNKFYRVHSNRWNNSLGLGLFLVNNIIQLHNYKLVIRSKLNEGSSFTIVF, via the coding sequence ATGAAAAAAATTTCCCGAATAGTATTAGAGAAGTTTTTAGCACTCTTTTTAGCACTCTTTTTAATAGTGAGTGCTATAGTCTACTATTGGGTATATGAATTTTATCTTCACTCTTCAAAAGAAGCACTTATGCAAGCCACTGAGCTTGTCTCTTTCACTATCAACAAAGACACAGACCTTGATGCACTTGCAAAAAAGGTAAAAAAACAGCTCCATTTGCGCCTAACTATTATAGACGAAGAGGGCAATATCCTGGCAGAATCTGACAAAGACAAAGATACTATGGACAACCATAAATACAGAGACGAAATTGTACAGGCAAACAGGGAAAAACACGGCTACACCATACGCCACTCACATACCCTTGACAAAGATCTGCAGTATGTGGCAAAAAAATACACCATCAACGGCAGAGTTCTCTATGTACGGGTTGCACGTGAAATCAAAGGTGTCCGCAGTGAAATCATCAACCTTGGCATTAAAATAGCCTTTGTTTTACTGCTCTTTTTTCTTATCGTTCTTTACATGTCCTACAGAATAAATATACAGATTCAACATGAAACAAAAAGAATAGTGGACTTTTTAAAATCTTTGACAAAAAAGAAAAAAGATACCTATATAAAATCTGACTTTTCCCAGGAATTTTCCCATATAACAAACCTGCTTACAAAAGTTTCACAGATTCTTGTCAAAAAAGAGAAACAAAAAACAAAATATACGCAAAAACTCCAAAAACTCAATGAACAAAAAGATGATATTATTTCTGCGATATCCCATGAGTTTAAAAACCCTATCGCGGTTGTAAACGGCTACTCACAGACACTTCTTGATGATGAAAACATCAACCCGAGTATACGAAAAAAATTTCTTACAAAAATCTATACAAACGGTACAAAACTTAGTGAGCTTATAGATACCCTCAGACTCTCCATGAAACTTGATGGCGGGCACCAGGCTTTAAATACACGCAAAGTAAATTTATATAATCTGGTACAAGAAACAGCACAGAACCTGGGACTGCATTATAAAAACAAAAAAATTATTGTCAATGGAGACAAAACCCTGGCCATAGAGATTGATCCGACACTTTTTGGCATTGTCATTACAAACCTGATAGAAAATGCTTTTAAATATTCCGAAGATGAAGTCATAGTCAATATCAGTCAAAATTCACTCGAAGTTATTGATACAGGAATAGGTATTTCTGAAAAAGATTTGCAAAGCATTACAAACAAATTTTACAGAGTCCACTCGAACCGATGGAACAACTCTTTGGGTCTGGGACTCTTTCTCGTGAACAATATCATTCAGCTGCACAACTATAAACTTGTCATCAGAAGCAAACTGAATGAAGGCTCCAGTTTTACTATTGTCTTTTAA
- a CDS encoding phosphate signaling complex PhoU family protein — protein MLPTFRTSLDEIRKKLTHIGENLVTANTLILQALQNCDEKTFNDARNSIKNITAKADEIDNAIIKVLALYTPEARDLRQVVAYFKISNELSRACSNTRSFIRGFTDVCKDLDVKEINEYASLMQTSTVKAITTTVRMINVDDMDELQEMYEEVLIEENKVDDLYEMIERKLVEQAEGSSTFEKYHKMLRALRKSEKIASRAISVANLLVYIKIGGNIHN, from the coding sequence ATGTTACCGACATTCAGAACAAGCCTCGATGAAATAAGAAAAAAACTTACACATATCGGAGAAAATCTTGTAACTGCCAATACACTCATTCTCCAGGCATTACAAAACTGCGATGAAAAAACTTTTAATGATGCAAGAAACAGCATCAAAAACATTACGGCAAAAGCGGATGAAATTGACAATGCAATCATTAAAGTCCTTGCTCTGTATACACCCGAAGCAAGAGACCTGCGACAGGTTGTTGCCTACTTTAAAATAAGCAATGAACTCTCACGCGCATGCTCCAATACAAGAAGTTTCATACGGGGGTTCACTGATGTATGCAAAGACCTTGATGTCAAAGAGATCAACGAATATGCAAGCCTTATGCAGACCTCAACGGTCAAAGCCATTACAACAACAGTAAGAATGATCAATGTTGATGACATGGATGAACTTCAGGAGATGTATGAAGAGGTACTTATCGAGGAAAACAAAGTTGATGACCTGTATGAAATGATAGAACGAAAGCTTGTAGAACAGGCCGAAGGCTCGAGTACCTTTGAAAAATATCACAAGATGCTCAGAGCACTTCGAAAAAGTGAAAAAATCGCCAGCAGGGCAATCAGCGTGGCAAACCTGCTGGTATATATCAAGATCGGTGGAAACATCCACAATTAA
- the pstB gene encoding phosphate ABC transporter ATP-binding protein PstB, which produces MPVMNIKKFSFTYPGADEPSLKNINLSIEKNKITALIGPSGCGKSTLLRSMNRIHDLYPGNKYDGKIELLNEATGKYQNILEIKKENEFIELRQKVGMIFQKPTPFPMSIFDNVAYGLKIAGIKNKSELADRVEAALKGSALWKEVHDRLNKSAMGLSGGQQQRLCIARAVAVKPEVILFDEPTSALDPISTSAIEELLVELKKDVSIAIVTHNMQQASRISDYTAFMYLGDLIEFDKTENIFLNPKEKKTEDYITGRFG; this is translated from the coding sequence ATGCCTGTAATGAATATTAAAAAATTCTCTTTTACCTATCCTGGGGCCGACGAACCCTCTTTAAAAAATATAAATCTATCCATAGAGAAAAATAAAATTACTGCTCTTATCGGTCCGAGCGGTTGCGGAAAATCAACACTTTTACGCTCTATGAACCGTATACATGACCTGTATCCCGGTAATAAATATGACGGAAAGATTGAGTTACTTAATGAAGCAACCGGAAAATATCAAAATATTCTTGAAATTAAAAAAGAGAATGAATTTATAGAACTCCGCCAAAAAGTCGGTATGATTTTTCAAAAACCGACACCTTTTCCTATGAGTATTTTTGACAATGTTGCCTACGGATTGAAAATTGCAGGCATCAAAAACAAAAGTGAACTTGCCGACCGCGTAGAGGCAGCACTCAAGGGCAGTGCATTATGGAAAGAAGTCCATGACAGGCTCAACAAGTCTGCAATGGGACTCTCAGGCGGACAGCAACAGAGACTCTGCATTGCCCGCGCAGTAGCAGTCAAACCCGAAGTCATTCTTTTTGATGAACCGACCTCCGCCCTTGACCCCATCTCAACAAGTGCCATTGAAGAACTGCTGGTGGAACTGAAAAAAGATGTCAGCATTGCAATTGTGACACACAATATGCAGCAGGCTTCGCGTATCAGTGACTATACTGCATTTATGTACCTTGGAGATTTGATAGAATTTGATAAAACCGAAAACATCTTTTTAAACCCTAAAGAGAAAAAAACCGAAGACTACATTACCGGTAGATTCGGATAA
- the pstA gene encoding phosphate ABC transporter permease PstA has product MRLLLNKIFLALSVTSALIGIGFLGWILAVLFIKGLSSLHLSLFLNDLVDGGLRNLLVGQLVLASLAGAIGIPLGMLAGIYIREYGRGKYPELIRDLSDIMMSAPSIVIGAFVYAIAVAPYGGANGFAGILALTIMMVPIIINTTDSMLSLVPKELREAGIALGASKYRVILDIVIKAAKVGIMTGILLAFARIAGETAPLLFTSETSNYFSLDLTQSFPSLTVSIYNLANEPEESSRDLAWAASFILTMMVLVINLLGRFITRNKHK; this is encoded by the coding sequence ATGAGACTTCTGCTAAACAAAATCTTTTTGGCACTTTCGGTAACTTCTGCACTTATAGGCATTGGTTTTTTAGGATGGATTCTTGCCGTCCTTTTTATCAAAGGACTCTCTTCGCTTCATTTAAGCCTCTTTCTCAATGACCTTGTTGACGGGGGACTCAGAAATCTTTTGGTGGGACAGCTTGTTCTTGCCTCTTTGGCAGGTGCTATAGGAATACCGCTGGGAATGCTTGCAGGTATTTATATACGCGAATACGGAAGAGGAAAATATCCGGAACTGATTCGGGATTTGAGTGACATCATGATGTCCGCACCTTCTATTGTAATCGGAGCCTTTGTCTATGCCATAGCTGTTGCCCCTTATGGAGGAGCCAACGGATTTGCCGGTATTTTAGCGCTTACCATTATGATGGTTCCTATCATCATCAACACAACAGACTCTATGCTCTCTCTTGTCCCCAAGGAGTTACGAGAAGCAGGTATTGCCCTTGGTGCATCAAAATACCGTGTTATCCTGGACATCGTTATAAAAGCCGCAAAAGTGGGAATCATGACAGGTATTCTTTTGGCATTTGCAAGAATTGCCGGTGAAACGGCACCGCTGCTCTTTACAAGTGAAACAAGTAACTATTTCAGTCTCGATCTCACACAGAGTTTTCCCTCTTTGACTGTCAGTATTTATAATCTTGCCAATGAACCTGAAGAGTCGAGTCGTGATCTTGCCTGGGCTGCTTCATTTATACTGACAATGATGGTTTTAGTTATCAACCTGCTGGGTCGATTTATCACAAGAAACAAACACAAATAA
- the pstC gene encoding phosphate ABC transporter permease subunit PstC, whose translation MEKIFQKLSLSSASLVLVILIGIFITLFSAAKPAIEEFGLHFLVDPTWNKEVPVESAAGTINTAVNIADENAIEDEDDMILDEDEESQTKTLYGGLVPIVGTILSTLIALSFALPIAMGIAVFLAEIASKNISKFVGMAIELLAAIPSIIFGMWGLYYFAPIISDTFGGYQVSLLTAGLVLGIMILPFMAAITRDSMNTTPDVLKESAYALGATKFEVVKDIIFPYSKVGIIGSIILALGRALGETMAVAFLIGAVYSLPEKITDPTISIPVAMAVNFGEASGLGESALFYLGLILFVMSFIIISVAKFYFLKKAKL comes from the coding sequence ATGGAAAAAATATTTCAAAAGCTCTCTTTATCAAGTGCTTCTCTTGTGCTCGTTATACTTATTGGCATATTTATCACTCTCTTTAGCGCTGCAAAGCCCGCCATTGAAGAGTTTGGACTCCATTTTCTTGTTGATCCGACATGGAACAAAGAGGTTCCTGTGGAGAGTGCTGCCGGCACAATAAACACTGCTGTAAACATCGCAGATGAAAATGCCATCGAGGATGAAGATGATATGATTCTTGATGAAGATGAAGAGTCTCAGACAAAAACACTTTATGGCGGACTTGTTCCGATAGTCGGAACAATTCTTTCTACGCTTATTGCCCTCTCTTTTGCACTGCCTATTGCTATGGGTATTGCTGTTTTTCTGGCTGAAATCGCTTCAAAAAACATCTCCAAGTTTGTCGGTATGGCCATTGAACTTTTGGCGGCAATTCCGAGTATCATTTTTGGTATGTGGGGGCTCTACTATTTTGCCCCCATTATCTCCGATACCTTTGGCGGCTATCAGGTCTCTTTGCTGACCGCCGGACTTGTTCTTGGCATTATGATTCTTCCCTTTATGGCAGCCATCACCCGTGACAGTATGAATACAACCCCTGATGTACTCAAAGAGTCTGCCTATGCGCTTGGTGCCACAAAGTTTGAAGTGGTCAAAGATATTATATTTCCCTACTCAAAGGTTGGTATTATAGGCTCTATCATCTTGGCACTCGGACGTGCCTTGGGGGAGACTATGGCTGTTGCATTTTTGATTGGAGCAGTCTATTCACTGCCTGAAAAGATTACTGACCCTACCATCTCCATTCCTGTTGCTATGGCTGTAAACTTTGGCGAAGCCAGCGGACTGGGAGAAAGTGCACTCTTTTATCTGGGTCTGATTCTCTTTGTAATGAGTTTTATCATCATTTCAGTTGCCAAATTTTACTTTTTGAAAAAGGCTAAATTATGA